The Mycolicibacterium mucogenicum DSM 44124 genomic sequence TGCGGGTTTGACGTCGTTGGCCTTCGCGAACGCCTTGCGGATGTGGTCGAGCAGTCCGGTATAGGTGGCCGGGTTGCTCCGTCGTGATCCCCGGATCGGTGCCTGGTCGATGGTGACGACGCCGTCGCGGCCGGCCACCGAACCGTCGATCAGGGAGCTCTTGCCCGAGCCCGCCACGCCCGTGATCACGGCGAGCACGCCGAGCGGGATGTCCACGTCGACGTCCTGCAGATTGTTGGTGTTGGCACCGCGAATCTCCAACGCCCCGTTGGCCTCTCGCACCGAATCCTTCAGCGCCGCCCGGTCGTCGAGATGGCGGCCGGTGATGCTGCCGCTGCCACGCAACCCTTTCACCGTGCCTTCGTAGACCACCTCACCGCCGCGCGAGCCCGCCTCGGGACCGAGGTCCACCACATGGTCGGCGATGGCGATCACTTCCGGCTTGTGTTCGACGACCAGCACGGTGTTTCCCTTGTCCCGCAACTGGATCAGCAGTTCGTTCATGCGGGTGATGTCGTGCGGGTGCAGTCCGATGGTCGGCTCGTCGAACACGTAGGTGACGTCGGTCAGCGCCGAGCCGAGATGACGAATCATCTTGACCCGCTGGGCTTCTCCGCCGGAGAGTGTGCCGGCGGGCCGAGCCAGGGACAGATAGCCCAGCCCGATCCCGACGAACGAATCGAGCGTGTGCCGCAACGTCGCCAACAGCGGAGCCACGCCGGCGCCGAGGCGCTTGTCGTCGGCCAGCGCGCCGACCCACTCGGCCAGATCGGTGATCTGCATGGCGCAGGCCTCAGCGATGTTGACGCCCTTGATCTTTGACGAGCGTGCCAGCTCCGACAGCCGGGTGCCCTCGCACTCGGGGCATGTCGTGAACGTCACCGCCCGCTCGACGAACGCCCGGATATGGGGCTGCATCGCCTCGACGTCCTTGCTCAGGAACGACTTCTTGATCTGCGGGATCAGACCCAGGTAGGTGAGGTTGACGCCGTCGACCTTGATCTTGGTCGCCTCCTTGTGCAGCAGGGCGTCCAGTTCCTTCTTGGTGAACTTCCGGATCGGCTTGTCGGGGTCGAAGAAGCCGCAGCCGTTGAAGATTCGGCCGTACCAGCCCTCCGTGCTGAAGCCGGGAATGGTGATGGCGCCATCGTTGATCGACTTGCTGTCGTCATACAGTGCGGTGAGGTCGATGTCGTTGACCGCGCCGCGGCCCTCGCACCGCAGACACATGCCGCCGACGATGTTGAAGTCGCGACGTTCCTTGACGGTGCGGCCGGCGCGTTCCATGGTCACGGCGCCGGCCCCACTGATCGAAGCGACGTTGAACGAAAACGCCTGCGGCGAGCCGATGTTCGGTTCACCGATCCGGCTGAACAGGATCCGCAGCAGCGCACCGGTGTCGGTTGCCGTGCCGACCGTGGAACGTGGGTCGGAGCCCATCCGTTCCTGGTCGACGATGATCGCGGTGGTCAAGCCCTCCAGCACGTCGACGTCGGGGCGGGCCTGTGACGGCATGAAGCCCTGGACGAACGCGCTGTACGTCTCGTTGATCAGCCGCTGCGACTCGGCAGCGATGGTGTCGAACACCAGCGAGCTCTTGCCCGAGCCGGACACCCCGGTGAAGACCGTCAGCCGCCGCTTGGGGATCTCGACGCTGATGTCCTTGAGGTTGTTCTCCCGGGCACCGACTACGCGGATGAGGTCATGGCTGTCAGCGGCATGCGTTCTGCTGGGCATACCCACACGCTAATCGGGCGCCGATCGGCCGTGCTTCTCGATTCCTGATCTCTTCTCGCTACTTACCGAAGCCTGCCTTGCGCAGGGCGTCGGCCATCGAGCCGGACGGCGCCGACTCGCGGCGGCCACCGCCGTTGCCGCGCTGCGGATTACGTCCACGATCCTGGTTGCCGCGGTTCTGGCCGCCGCCGTTGCCACCACCACCGCCGCCGCGATTGCCGCCATCGCGTCGCGGCTGACCACCACCGTCACGCCGGGGAGCGCCACCCTGCTCGGGCCGCTTGCCGTCGCGGGGCCGCTGCGGGTCATCGTTCAGCCGCAGGCTCAGTCCGATGCGCTGCCGCTCGACATCGACCTCGAGCACCTTGACCTTGACGACCTGGCCGGACTTGACCACCTCGTGCGGGTCGGAGACGAAGCGGTCGGCCATCGCCGACACGTGCACCAGGCCGTCCTGGTGCACGCCGACGTCCACGAACGCGCCGAACGCGGCCACGTTCGTCACGACGCCCTCGAGCACCATGCCGACCTTGAGGTCGGAGACCTTCTCGACGCCGGCCGCGAAGGTAGCGGTGGAGAACGCGGGGCGCGGGTCGCGACCCGGCTTCTCCAGTTCGCCCAGGATGTCGGTCACGGTCGGGATGCCGAAGCGTTCGTCGGCGAAGTCGCCCGGCTTGAGCGCCCGCAGCTTGCGCTCATCGCCGATCAGTTCGGCGAGGGTGACGCCGGCGCGGTCCAGGATGCGCCGCACCACCGGGTAGGCCTCGGGGTGCACGCCCGAGGCGTCCAGCGGGTCGTCGCCTTCACGGATACGCAGGAAGCCTGCACACTGCTCAAAGGCCTTGGGGCCCAGGCGCGGAACGTCGAGCAGGCCGCTGCGGCTGCGGAACGGTCCGGTCTTGTCGCGATACGACACGATCGACTCGGCGAGCGATTCGGTCACGCCGGAGACCTTGGCCAGCAGCGGCACCGAGGCCGTGTTGAGGTCGACGCCGACGGCGTTCACCGCGTCCTCGACCACCGCGTCGAGGCTGCGGGCCAGAGTTCCGGGCGTCACGTCGTGCTGGTACTGCCCGACACCGATCGACTTCGGCTCGATCTTGACCAGTTCGGCGAGCGGGTCCTGCAGGCGACGGGCGATCGAGACCGCGCCGCGCAGCGTCACGTCCAACTCGGGCAGTTCGTGGGCGGCGTAGGCCGACGCCGAGTACACCGACGCCCCGGCTTCGCTGACCATGGCCTTGGTCGGCAGCCGCTTGGGACCGGACGCGCCGGCCGCCTTCAGGTCGGCGATGAGTTCGGTTGCCAGCGCATCGGTTTCGCGCGATGCGGTGCCGTTGCCGATGGCGATCAGCTCGACGTTGTGCCGCGCGACGAGGGCGGCCAGCGTCGCCTTGGCGTCGTTCCACTTGTTCTGCGGCTGATGCGGGTAGATGGCGCAGGTGTCGACGACCTTGCCGGTGCCGTCCACCACCGCGACCTTCACGCCCGTGCGGAACCCGGGATCGAGCCCGAGCGTGGCGCGGGTGCCGGCCGGCGCGGCCAGCAGCAGGTCCTTGAGGTTCTTGGCGAACACCGCGACGGCGTCCTCCTCGGCGCGCTGCCGCAGCCGGATCCGGGCGTCGACGGCGGCCGAGAACATCAGCTTGGTACGCCAGGCCCAGCCGACCGTCGCGGTCAGCCACGGCGTGGCGGCGCCGCCGGCGGCCATGTCGACACCCAGCGACTGGGCGATCATGGCCTGGTACAGCGTCTCGTCGCCACCGTCGAAGTTCAGCGACAGCGCTTCTTCCTTCTCACCGCGCAGTACTGCCAGCACGCGGTGCGAGGGCATGTCCTCCAGCGGCTCGGAGTACTCGAAGTAGTCGCGGAACTTCTGCGCGGCAGGGCTTTTCGCCGCTTCCTCCGACCACGGCTTGGTGGTCAGGGTGCCGTCGGACCAGAACTTCTCGCGCACCGCGCCGACCAGTTCGGCGTCCTCGGACACCCGCTCCACCAGGATGTGGCGGGCCCCGTCGAGCGCGGCGGCGACGTCGGCCACCTCCTCACCCAGGAACTCGGCGGCCACGTCATCGGGGTTGAGCGTCGGATCGGCGAGCAGCCGGTCCGCCAGCGGCTCCAGACCGGCCTCGCGGGCGATCTGGGCTTTGGTGCGGCGCTTCGGCTTGTACGGGAGGTAGATGTCCTCCACGCGAGCCTTGGTGTCGGCGGCCAGCAGCGCGGCCTTCAGGTCGTCGGTGAGCTTGCCCTGTTCTTCGATCGAGGCCAGCACGGCGTCGCGCCGCTGATCCAGTTCGCGCAGGTACCGGAGCCGCTCCTCGAGGGTGCGGAGCTGACCGTCGTCCAAGCTGCCGGTGACTTCCTTGCGGTACCGGGCGATGAACGGCACGGTCGCGCCTTCGTCCAGCAGCCGTACCGCGGCGTCGACCTGACCTTCGGCGACGGCCAACTCTTCGGCCAGGCGGGCGTTCACAGACTTGACGACGGACTTGACGCTCAAATTCACGGGCTGGACCCTACCCAATGCTGCCGACAGTCGTCGGCAGCGGCGAGTAAGTTTGCGCTATGCCTCAGCCGATCCCGACGCCGCACGCCCCTGGGCGCACCCGGTAGCGCGACATGAATCCCGACGTGCGCACCCTGTGGATGGTCGTCTCGATGACCGCCCTGATTTTCGGGTTGCTGCACGTCTGGGTGGGGGCCGGTAAGCGGCGGCATCCGGCGGTCCAGCTGTGGGGCGCGGGCAACTTCGCCGGCGCCCTCGGCGCCGGGCTGCTGAGCGCGCGCGGGTTCGTCCCCGAGGCGTTGTCGGTGACGGTCGCCAACGTCCTGATCATCACCTGCTGGTCGTTGATCTGGGGTGGCCTGTGCGCCTTCAACGGCCAGCCGGTCCGCGGCCGCGTGATGGCTGCGGGACCGCTGGCGGTACTGGCCGCATTTCAGTTGATACCGCCGTTCACCGTCAGCATCCCGGCCCGGGTGTCCCTGACGGCCCTCGTCCTGGCCGGGTATTTCACGCTGAGCGTCGTCGACGGCGTCAAGGCCCAGCGCGTCGAGCGTCTGGCATCACGGCGCATCCTGATCGGCCTGTATGTCGTCGCGGCCGCGGCGACCGTCGCCCGCTCGGTGAGCCTGCATCTCGACGCCGGCGCCGTCCAGTTCGCCACGACAAGCGCGGTCGTGTCGGTTCCGATGCTCTTCTTCGCGTTCGCCGTCATGGCCATCAACCTGTGCCTGTCGCTGATGGGGTGGGAACGGCTCGAGGATCAATTGGCCGATGCCGCGATGCTCGACTCGCTCACCAGCACGCTGAACCGCGCCGGTTTCATGATTCAGGCGCAGCGCCTGGCCGAGGAATGCGTGGCACGGCAGCTGCGGTGCTCGGTCATCGTGATGGATCTAGATGAGTTCAAGGCCGTCAACGACGTCTTCGGGCACGAGGCCGGCGACCGGCTGCTGACCGAATTCGCGTGCGTGGCGCGGTCGAACCTGCGCAGCGGCGACCTGCTGGCCCGCATCGGCGGCGAGGAGTTCTGCGCGATGCTGCCGGGCGTGGACGAAAGTCAGGCTGCGGTCATCGCCGACCGGCTGCGGGTGGCGTTCGCCGCCGCGACATTCAGCCACAACGACGCCGTGCTCGCCGGAACGGTGAGCATCGGGGTCTCTCAGCTGGGGCACAAGGCGGGGTTGCGATCGGCGATCCGCCGCGCCGACGTGGCGATGTACGAAGCGAAGAGCCGGGGCCGCGACCGCGTGATCCGCGCCTCCGCAGCGGGCAGAGACTGAGCCGTCGGCTCAGTACGTCCCGCAGTTCGGCGACGTGGGCTCACCGTTGAACCGCGCCGCGATCCACTGCATCGCCGGCTCGCCGTCGACCAGCATCGGCAAGGCATGGTTGATCACCAGCTTGTTCAGGAACGGCGGTTCCTCGTTGGTGCGGAATTCGACGTCGGCGCCCTTGTCGCACCAGTCCCGGCCGAGCTGATTGGCCGCGGTCCACGGCACCAGCGGGTCGTATCGATTGCTGTTGATGAGAACCGGCGCGTTGGGCTTGTACTTGCCGAGCTTCTGCATCTCGAAAAGTGTCTTGAAGGGCTCTTCCTCGACCAGCACGTTGATGTCCTCGGTGAAGTACGGCTGCAGGTGCCGGAACATGAAGTCGACGATGGTCTGCCCGACGCACTGCCGCGAGACACTCTCGAGCATGTCCTTGCCGCGCTGGGTGAGCTTGGAGCGGATCAGGTCGGCGAACTCCGGGTAGGCGTAGATCTCGCCGTTGAGCGCGTAACCGACCACACCGACCAGCGCGCTGCCGTCGGTGTACGGGAACAATTCCTTGAGGTCGGCCACCGGAGCCCCGGCGTATGTGCCGACGACATGCAGCTCAGGCGCGTAGGACGACGCCAACTCGGCCGCCGACGCCGCGGCACCGCCCCCTTGCGAGTAACCCCAGAAGGCAACGGGCCCATCGGGGTCCAGTGAGGTGCCCGGCAGCTTCTTGGCGGCGCGCGCTGCGTCGAGCACCGCGGCGGCCTCGGCGACGCGGTTGACGTACGTGTGCATCCCGGGAGTGCCGAGGCCCTCGTAGTCGGTCATCACGATCGCGAAACCACGCGCGACCATCGTGGCGATGAACGCCTCTTCGTAGTTGACCATGATGTCCCAGCCACCCGAATAGTGGATGCCCTGGTTGAACTGCCGCGACGGTGCGCACTGGTTGCCCTGGCCCTGCGTGCCCACCGCGTAGCTGATCAGTGGCCGCGGCCCCTTACCCGGCCAGTCGTTGTACGGCTCGAAGTAGGTGCCGGTCACGGCGACCGGGTTTCCGCGGGCATCGGTGCTGCGGTACATGATGCGCGTGCCGGTGGCCATGATGGCGCCGAGCTGGCCGGACGGCTCGAGTACCAGGCGCGAGGGTTCGGTGCGGATCAGGTCGCCGGGCCGGCCTGGCGGCAGCGGATCGGGCGGCAGGTAGAACTCGGCATACTGCGGCTCGTCGCCGTCCGCGTGGGCCGCGGGCGGTCCCGCAAGCAATGAACCGATGAGCACACATGCGGCCAGAACTCCCCCGAAGCGATGCATAACGGCACGATAACAATGGGACTCTCGTACACGAAATCATTGCTGCCCGAAATCGAGAATTTTGTTCTTGACAGACGTCGAGTGATGGGCCGCACAGAGATTACCTGCAAGCGACGCGCGACGTCAGCGAGACCGCTGTGTCCGCCACGGCATATCGCCACCAATCCCGCGTGACATCACACCTGCGAGAACGCCGCTATCGGAGTTTCTGCCCTTGCGCGCTGATTTACTGGCCATCGTTACTTCGACCCCGGAGATGAGCAGCAATGGACGACGAGACGACGGCCGCCCCCGAGACAACGGACAGCCCGCCGGTGATCACCGCGCAGGGGCTCGCTGTCATCGGCGAACACGGCGCGCTCTTCTCTGATGTCGATCTCGAACTGCAGCCGGGGTTCCACGCCATCCAGATGCCGGGCGGTCCCGCTCAGCACACGTTGTTGCTGTCGCTCGCGGGCCGGCTCAAGCCGACGCGCGGCACCGTCACCGTCAATGGTGCGACGGGGCCCCGCGGCATCCGGAAGCACTGTGCCATCGCCGCATTCGCGGACATCGACGACCTCGAAGAAATGGTGACGGTGCAGACGGTGATCACCGAGCAGCGCCGCTGGGTGTCGCCGTTCCCGGCGTGGGTCCCGGTCCAGTCGGACGTCCCGGAGATGGCGGCGGTGTTCGGCGACGACATTCCCCTGTTGTCGCCGAAGACCTTCATCATCGGGCTGTCCGATCTTGAGCTCTTCCTGCTGCGCATCACCCTGGCGCTGATGTCCGACCGGCCGGTGCTGGTCGTCGGCGACCTCGAGCAGGTCCGCGACAACGAACGCCGCGCCCTCGCGGTCCAGCGGCTCGGCGCCCTCGCCGAACACCGCACCGTCGTCGTCGGTGTGACCAACCCGCTGGGCGACGACGCCCCCGACCACGTTCTGCATGACCGCCGTATGCAGACCGGAAAGGCCTGACCATGCTTGCTGGACTCGCATTCGGCTCGGAGATCAAGCGATTCGGCCGCAGCCGCATGACGCGTGCCGCCATCGTGGTGCTGATGCTGCTGCCCCTGGTGTACGGCGCGCTGTACCTGTGGGCGTTCTGGGATCCGTTCGGCCAGGTCAACAAGATGCCGGTGGCCCTGGTGAACGCCGACCGCGGCGCTGTCGTCGAAGGCGTCCACGTCAACGCGGGCGACGAGATCGCCCGGAGCCTGACCGCCGACCACAGCCTGGACTGGCACGTGGTGAGCGACAAGGAGGCGCGGGACGGCGTCGAGCACGGCAAGTTCTATTTCATGCTGGAGCTGCCGGAGAACTTCAGTGAGGCCATCGCCTCACCGGTCACGGGCAATCCCGAAAAAGCACAGCTGATCGCGGTGTACAACGACGCCAACAACTACATCTCCTCGACCATCGGGCGCACTGCCACGAGCCAGGTGCTCAACGCGGTGTCGACCCGCATCTCCGGCCAGGCCGTCAATCAGATTCTGTCCGTGGTGGTTTCGTCCGGAACCGGCATCAAGCAGGCGGCCGACGGGGCGCAGAAACTGGCCGACGGTGCAGCGCAGGTCGACACCGGCGCGGGCAAGTTGGTCAGCGGCCTCGACAACGCCCGCAACGGCTCGGCCAAGCTGTCCTCCGGAGCCAAACAACTCTCCTCGGGCATCA encodes the following:
- a CDS encoding ATP-binding cassette domain-containing protein, translated to MPSRTHAADSHDLIRVVGARENNLKDISVEIPKRRLTVFTGVSGSGKSSLVFDTIAAESQRLINETYSAFVQGFMPSQARPDVDVLEGLTTAIIVDQERMGSDPRSTVGTATDTGALLRILFSRIGEPNIGSPQAFSFNVASISGAGAVTMERAGRTVKERRDFNIVGGMCLRCEGRGAVNDIDLTALYDDSKSINDGAITIPGFSTEGWYGRIFNGCGFFDPDKPIRKFTKKELDALLHKEATKIKVDGVNLTYLGLIPQIKKSFLSKDVEAMQPHIRAFVERAVTFTTCPECEGTRLSELARSSKIKGVNIAEACAMQITDLAEWVGALADDKRLGAGVAPLLATLRHTLDSFVGIGLGYLSLARPAGTLSGGEAQRVKMIRHLGSALTDVTYVFDEPTIGLHPHDITRMNELLIQLRDKGNTVLVVEHKPEVIAIADHVVDLGPEAGSRGGEVVYEGTVKGLRGSGSITGRHLDDRAALKDSVREANGALEIRGANTNNLQDVDVDIPLGVLAVITGVAGSGKSSLIDGSVAGRDGVVTIDQAPIRGSRRSNPATYTGLLDHIRKAFAKANDVKPALFSSNSEGACPACNGAGVIYTDLGVMATVESRCEECEGRRFGASVLEYTLGGQNIAEVLAMPVAEAAQFFSDGDAKVPAAEKILARMVDVGLGYLTLGQPLTTLSGGERQRLKLATQMGEKGDVYILDEPTTGLHLADVEQLLALLDRIVDSGKSVIVIEHHQAVMAHADWIIDLGPGAGHDGGRVIFEGSPADLVADGETLTGSHLAEYVK
- a CDS encoding Tex family protein, which gives rise to MNLSVKSVVKSVNARLAEELAVAEGQVDAAVRLLDEGATVPFIARYRKEVTGSLDDGQLRTLEERLRYLRELDQRRDAVLASIEEQGKLTDDLKAALLAADTKARVEDIYLPYKPKRRTKAQIAREAGLEPLADRLLADPTLNPDDVAAEFLGEEVADVAAALDGARHILVERVSEDAELVGAVREKFWSDGTLTTKPWSEEAAKSPAAQKFRDYFEYSEPLEDMPSHRVLAVLRGEKEEALSLNFDGGDETLYQAMIAQSLGVDMAAGGAATPWLTATVGWAWRTKLMFSAAVDARIRLRQRAEEDAVAVFAKNLKDLLLAAPAGTRATLGLDPGFRTGVKVAVVDGTGKVVDTCAIYPHQPQNKWNDAKATLAALVARHNVELIAIGNGTASRETDALATELIADLKAAGASGPKRLPTKAMVSEAGASVYSASAYAAHELPELDVTLRGAVSIARRLQDPLAELVKIEPKSIGVGQYQHDVTPGTLARSLDAVVEDAVNAVGVDLNTASVPLLAKVSGVTESLAESIVSYRDKTGPFRSRSGLLDVPRLGPKAFEQCAGFLRIREGDDPLDASGVHPEAYPVVRRILDRAGVTLAELIGDERKLRALKPGDFADERFGIPTVTDILGELEKPGRDPRPAFSTATFAAGVEKVSDLKVGMVLEGVVTNVAAFGAFVDVGVHQDGLVHVSAMADRFVSDPHEVVKSGQVVKVKVLEVDVERQRIGLSLRLNDDPQRPRDGKRPEQGGAPRRDGGGQPRRDGGNRGGGGGGNGGGQNRGNQDRGRNPQRGNGGGRRESAPSGSMADALRKAGFGK
- a CDS encoding GGDEF domain-containing protein; the protein is MNPDVRTLWMVVSMTALIFGLLHVWVGAGKRRHPAVQLWGAGNFAGALGAGLLSARGFVPEALSVTVANVLIITCWSLIWGGLCAFNGQPVRGRVMAAGPLAVLAAFQLIPPFTVSIPARVSLTALVLAGYFTLSVVDGVKAQRVERLASRRILIGLYVVAAAATVARSVSLHLDAGAVQFATTSAVVSVPMLFFAFAVMAINLCLSLMGWERLEDQLADAAMLDSLTSTLNRAGFMIQAQRLAEECVARQLRCSVIVMDLDEFKAVNDVFGHEAGDRLLTEFACVARSNLRSGDLLARIGGEEFCAMLPGVDESQAAVIADRLRVAFAAATFSHNDAVLAGTVSIGVSQLGHKAGLRSAIRRADVAMYEAKSRGRDRVIRASAAGRD
- a CDS encoding lipase family protein; its protein translation is MHRFGGVLAACVLIGSLLAGPPAAHADGDEPQYAEFYLPPDPLPPGRPGDLIRTEPSRLVLEPSGQLGAIMATGTRIMYRSTDARGNPVAVTGTYFEPYNDWPGKGPRPLISYAVGTQGQGNQCAPSRQFNQGIHYSGGWDIMVNYEEAFIATMVARGFAIVMTDYEGLGTPGMHTYVNRVAEAAAVLDAARAAKKLPGTSLDPDGPVAFWGYSQGGGAAASAAELASSYAPELHVVGTYAGAPVADLKELFPYTDGSALVGVVGYALNGEIYAYPEFADLIRSKLTQRGKDMLESVSRQCVGQTIVDFMFRHLQPYFTEDINVLVEEEPFKTLFEMQKLGKYKPNAPVLINSNRYDPLVPWTAANQLGRDWCDKGADVEFRTNEEPPFLNKLVINHALPMLVDGEPAMQWIAARFNGEPTSPNCGTY